GTTGGAAAAAATTCATCCCATTAATTTCCAGAGCCGAAGCCAGTATATCTGGCTGACGATCTATTCAGACCTGATCACAAACCTGTTTCTCCTCTTTCTCAGTCTGTACGCCCTTTCGTTCATGGGGCCGGCCGCGATGTCTGATGCGGTCGCCTCCATGAAAAACCGACTGGAATATGCGCGGAAGGCCTCCCCCTGGTATGAAGACCTGGCCCACAGTCTGAAAATGGTTTCCAACGCAGACGCCCCGATTGTCGCGCGCGAGGACCGCCTTCAGATGGCGCTCCCGGACGAGGTGCTTTTTGCCCCCGGCGACGGCGAATTGCGGGGACAGGACCAGCTGGTGCTGCATGCCATCGCGCAAGCGATCCGGCGCGTTCCCTATACGATTTTGATTGAAGGGCATACCGACAACCAGCCGCTGCGTCCCGGCAGCCGTTACGCGTCCAATTGGGAATTGTCGATGGCCCGGGCCATGGCGGTCGTGCGCTATCTGATTCGTTACGAGGGGCTCTCGCCCCGCCGGGTCGGCGTGGCGGC
This genomic stretch from Elusimicrobiota bacterium harbors:
- a CDS encoding flagellar motor protein MotB, giving the protein MAFELEKIHPINFQSRSQYIWLTIYSDLITNLFLLFLSLYALSFMGPAAMSDAVASMKNRLEYARKASPWYEDLAHSLKMVSNADAPIVAREDRLQMALPDEVLFAPGDGELRGQDQLVLHAIAQAIRRVPYTILIEGHTDNQPLRPGSRYASNWELSMARAMAVVRYLIRYEGLSPRRVGVAAYGEYHPRFPNDTLDHRTANRRIEISILRYE